A part of Miscanthus floridulus cultivar M001 chromosome 6, ASM1932011v1, whole genome shotgun sequence genomic DNA contains:
- the LOC136461120 gene encoding uncharacterized protein — protein sequence MDTEATPLPPPPPLRTRLFFLSQKRPANELPLAPLKALKASPSSSAHWVVEAQAAIQCGAASVRVNPKGPAAQGGVAEVVPTQMREGALPPHGGEAHKSDGAGMPLVVEAPEVSEAEATEATAPMTAETAVAVVGVSTSAEATMAEAEAPETVEATIAEAGAPKITKAVMMAARPSVQEAEMQAAKALVAPLVQGPPLL from the exons atggatacggaggcgacgcctctaccgccgcctccgccgttgcggacgAG gttatttttccttagtcagaagcggcctgcgaacgagctccccttggcgccccttaaggcgcttaaggcgagccccagctcctccgcccactgggtggtggaggcacaagccgctatccaatgcGGCGCGGCGTCGGTGAGGGTCAACCCAAAGgggccggccgcccaaggaggggttgccgaggtgGTCCCTACACAGatgagggagggagcgcttccgccTCATGGGGGCGAGGCTCACAAGTCGGATGGGGCCGGCATGCCCTTGGTTGTCGAGGCCCCCgaggtctccgaggctgaggcgacggaggccacagcgcccatgaccgccgagaccgcagtggctGTGGTTGGTGTCTCTacgtctgccgaggccacgatggcggaggccgaagcccccgagaccgtcgaggccacaattgcagaggccggagcccccaagatcaCCAAGGCCGTcatgatggcggcgaggccatctgtccaggaggcggagatgcaggcggcgaaggccttggtggcgcccttggttcagggcccaccATTGTTGTGA